The DNA region GGCGCACAGGTCTCAAAGAAACATGCGGGATTTATTGTGAATTTTAACCATGCGACTGCTAGCGACTATATTGCGGTCATTCGGGCAGTACAAGCGCAGGTTAAAGCTAAATTTGATGTGGAATTAGAAACGGAAGTTAAAATTTTAGGTGAATAAACGGTAAATTATCAATAATTTAGGAGTTATTCTATGGATACGTTAGAAGTCATTATCGCCTTAGTTGGCTTAGTCTTGATTGGCAATATGTTGTCGCACTTTATTAAGTCGATTCCGGTTAGTTTGATTCAAATTGGTCTAGGATTACTGGTGGCCATTAGTTTTAATGTTGAAATTAAATTAGAAACGAGTTGGTTTTTATTGCTTTTTATTGCGCCACTATTGTATTCAGATGCATGGCGCTTTCCTAAGCGTGAGCTGTGGGCCTTACGTGGACCGATATTTGGAAATGCGATTTTGTTGGTCGTTATTACCACGGTGCTCGGTGGTCTAATCATCTACCTCATTGTGCCGGAATTGTCATTACCTGTGGCTTTTGCGATTGCCGCGATTCTATCACCAACTGACCCAGTTGCGGTCCAAGCGATTGCTAAAGATGCAAAATTACCAGCTAATGTGCTGCATCTTGTTGCTGGTGAAAGTTTAATCAATGATGCAAGTGGGTTGGTGGCTTTTAAGTTCGCCATTGCGGCGACAGTTGCTGGGACATTTTCATTACTCCATGCGACCGGCGAATTTATTTACATGTCACTCGTGGGGGCACTGGTTGGGGCGTTAATCATCAGTATTTTCAATGCAGCAACGGATTTCTTAGCGGAAAAGGGGGCGCATGATGTTGTGTTTAGTGTGAGTGTGCAATTATTTAGTCCATTTATTATTTATTTAACAGCTGAACACTTTCATGCTTCTGGTGTGATAGCAGTCGTTGTGGCTGCCATCATCGCTAATTTACAAACCAAAACTGACGTCAATTATACTGGAGAATTACATTTAACCGGTATTCAAACTTGGAATATTTTAGGTTATTTGCTTGATGGGACAATCTTCGTCCTTTTGGGGATCGAAATCCCAGTGGCAATGCAAAATTTTGCCGGAGAGACTGGCAAATTATCATTGATGATGGTAACCCTTTATGCTTTTGCGACATGGTTGACCGTTTTTGGTATTCGTGTCTTGTGGACTTATTTCACCCAGTTCGTTCGTCGGCGGACACATCATGACGAAGTATTGTCATGGCGAATTGCAATTGTTTCAGGATTAACAGGTGTTCGTGGTGCCGTCACAATGGCGGGTGTCCTATCGGTACCGTTGTTTATTGCAGACGGTAAGACGCCATTTCCTGAACGTGGCTTGATGCTCTTTATCTCCTCTGCGGTGATTATTATTTCATTATTGGCGGCTGTGATTTTTCTGCCGCTATTAGCTGAAAAGCCGGTCAAACAAAAAGGCACGGCGGCCCCCGTCGCAAAACATATGACTGAGGCGCGCGCGCATATCTATGTTCTGCAATCGGCAGTGCGTGAGATTGAGCAACACCGACGGGAAAATAACCAAACTGTGGCATATGACATTATGTTGCGTTATCAGATGCAAATTCGTCAGATTCAGCTTGAAAATATGAGTATTGATAAATTAAACCCAATGTTAGCCAGTGAGGTGACGATTCGCAGAATTGCACTAACAGCTGAGCGTGATAGTTTACGCCAATTATTAGTCGATGAAAAAATTTCTGAGTTTGTGTATACCAGTGAAGTTCGCCGAATAGACCGCTTGATGAATGACTTAGAACGCATGCATCAAAGGCCATCGCAAAAAGGATCGATGCGCTGCTTGAAAGGATGGTTCTTACGTGGTATTCGTGCCGTTCGTGTTTGGTTAACTGATGAAGAAAACGATAAAGTGCGGGCAGAATATATGATTGCGCAATCTGAAGCAGCGAAGGCTGCAATTACAGCGATTTCTGAGTTTACTAGCCGATCTGATGACCAAGTAAAAAAGATTGATCAGCAGATTGCACATAATTTGGTGATTTCTTATCGTAATCGCATTGAAAAGGCCAAGTGGGTCAAACGTGAGTTTACAGATGTTCAAACTGAAGCGATTAAGATGGCACTTGAAATGATTGGGTTAACTGCACAACGTGAAGCTGTGCAACATCTGTTTGAAGCTCATTTCATTTCCGCTGATACGGGGATGAAATTGCGCCAAGGCATTAATTTTACTGAGGCTGGCTTGTTAACCAAAGAAGCCCACTAATCGCATTTCCATCACGACCATACTGGTCTTAAATATTAAATGGGAGATAATAATGAATTTTGCAAGTGTTTTAAGCAATATTAGTGTCGTCCGCATTATCGATGTCATTTTAGTTTGGTATTTGATATATCGGCTCATGATGCTCATGCGAGGCACAAAAGCGTTCACATTAATTCGTGGTGTAGCCATTGTGATTGTCGTGAAATTAGTTTCTGTGTCAATCGGATTAACGACGATTTCATGGTTGACCGATCAAATTATCAACTGGGGGGCAATTATGTTAGTGATTGTCTTTCAGCCAGAAATTCGTCGCGGTTTAGA from Weissella diestrammenae includes:
- a CDS encoding cation:proton antiporter is translated as MDTLEVIIALVGLVLIGNMLSHFIKSIPVSLIQIGLGLLVAISFNVEIKLETSWFLLLFIAPLLYSDAWRFPKRELWALRGPIFGNAILLVVITTVLGGLIIYLIVPELSLPVAFAIAAILSPTDPVAVQAIAKDAKLPANVLHLVAGESLINDASGLVAFKFAIAATVAGTFSLLHATGEFIYMSLVGALVGALIISIFNAATDFLAEKGAHDVVFSVSVQLFSPFIIYLTAEHFHASGVIAVVVAAIIANLQTKTDVNYTGELHLTGIQTWNILGYLLDGTIFVLLGIEIPVAMQNFAGETGKLSLMMVTLYAFATWLTVFGIRVLWTYFTQFVRRRTHHDEVLSWRIAIVSGLTGVRGAVTMAGVLSVPLFIADGKTPFPERGLMLFISSAVIIISLLAAVIFLPLLAEKPVKQKGTAAPVAKHMTEARAHIYVLQSAVREIEQHRRENNQTVAYDIMLRYQMQIRQIQLENMSIDKLNPMLASEVTIRRIALTAERDSLRQLLVDEKISEFVYTSEVRRIDRLMNDLERMHQRPSQKGSMRCLKGWFLRGIRAVRVWLTDEENDKVRAEYMIAQSEAAKAAITAISEFTSRSDDQVKKIDQQIAHNLVISYRNRIEKAKWVKREFTDVQTEAIKMALEMIGLTAQREAVQHLFEAHFISADTGMKLRQGINFTEAGLLTKEAH